The genomic DNA CATAACCGGCTGTGGATATTGCTGCCGTTGCTGGTTTTGAAATTACATTTTCTCATAACCAGTTGTGAAGTTCCTTCAGGACACTAGGCAGATGAAGCAAGCTGTCAGTAGGATgaaatatgtattgttttaaacTTCCCTAAATAAGATAAAAACCACCCACCACAAAACTCAGTGTACAATGTGACCTAAACTAATAATTCTCATGTTTTTGCCTCTCATCATGTGGGGACTACAGGTCTTCATGAACACTGGCACTTCTGAGTGCAAAGAATAGAATCAGCAAAGGAGAGTTATCTGGACCATAGTTTCATTTAATTGTTGatgtattattttaaggtattgcTTTCCTTAAATAgcttaaaaagggaaaagattGTGTTTAgccattaaaagtaaaaaggaaaggtAACAAAAGACGGTTAAcgtttccaaagaaaatatacaaatggccagaaatcccatgaaaatatgctcaacatcattagccaccacggaaatgcaaatcaaaaccacgatgagattagccaggaatggtggcatgtgtctgtaggcccagctgtttgggaggctgaggcaggaggaccgcttgaacccaagagattgaggttacagtgaggtctgattgcaccactgcactccagcttgggtgacagagtgagaccctgtcttaaaaaaaaaaaaaacccacaacaagaTGATACTTTATACCTCACAGCCCAAGGTTGGTCACAGTCCCTAAGTGCAGTATACGGTGCTGCCTAGAGTCCATATGACTTTGTTATTCCAGAGAAAGAATTTATGCTGGGTTCCCCCAGTGGCCCAGGACCCAGGTTGCTGCAGCATGGCACGTTCAGGAGCGGGACTGGAGCCACCACCAGAGTACATCTTGTCCTGGGGCCCAATACTGGGATggctacaataaaaaagacagtaacaaatgctggtgagggtgtggaTAAATGCAAAACCCCCTGCACACTAATGGAAATATAATATAGCGCAGCTACTTTGTAAAACTGGCAATTttacaaaaagttaaacagagagCTACCATCTTATTCAGTagttccacttctaggtatataccccagatATCTGAAAACATGTAAAcgcaaaaacttgtacacaaacgTTTATGATGACAACATAACaacattcatattttttttgtcgacatattgaattagggcccacaCTCATAACTTCACTGTAACTTAGTTACCCTGtgaagaccctatctccaaacgaggcaggagaacagggtcTGGGGGCAGGAGAATAAAtaaacagggtctggaggcagggaacttaAGGCCAATTCATGCCAAATCAAGGAAAAACTCCAAGGTCTGGGGGCAAGGAATCTGAGGCCAATTTGTGCTAACttcctaaaaaagaaaactccaattTGTGCCAACTTCCTAAAAGAGAAAACACCAATTTGTGCTAACTTCCTAAAAGAGAAAACCCCAAGGTCTGGGGGCAGGGAATCTGAGGCCAATTCGTGATAATTTCATAAAGTTGGATCAAAACGAAAACACCTGGTTCTGGGGGCAGGGACCCTAAGGTCAATTAACTCAAACTTCCTACAGCTAAACCCAAAGGAAAAGCCCCATCTTCCCACACCGATAACAAAGGCTCAAAGGCTACTCTCCTTACCACCTCCCCCTCCACCAAGGCTCACAGCGAAAGCGAGAGTGCCTTGAACTGCCTGAGGGCCAAGCAGGGACCATCCCTTCATCTGCACAGGTTGCCAgttcacctcagcctcagccacAGACCAAATCCTTCATCCAGACAAGGGGTAACCCATAGGAACCTCAAAAGAAGTACTTGAAGCCCAGAAAACCTTGTAACTGGGTCCTTGAATGGCTTGCTGGGACCCGCTTCCACCCTGAGGAGTGCTCTCGCTTTAATCCCTGCGTTTGCTACTTTGTTCCTGTGTTTCATTCCTTTGttactttgtgcattttgtccaattctttgttcaaaatgccaaggaCCCGGACAACTCACTCAAGACCCTCCATCCAGTAACACAAGCACAGTCACATCTGGAGGTACTTGGGGTTAGGTcttcaatatatacattttaagggGCAACATTCAGTCATAACAATGAATAATGCTTAGTTTACGTGCTTCTATTAGTCTATCCACATGTGTAAAATTTGGGTACATGAGCTGccaaatatattctatttctacACAACCATCAGGAATGCTTAGAGGAGGTGAAAATTCAAAGACTGAGGACACCCAATTGGTGAAACTTCAggtcagaaaatggaattttgaaaGTGCTTTTTTTGTGCTGAGTTTGGAACCACTGACTGAGGAGGAGTTGCAGAATAGTTGCCTATTGCTTTACATTTGGGAGGGtgataatgaataaaaaataagcctGTAATCTCTTGTCTGCACACATTTCTAGGGACAGAAGATGCTCTAGAATTTGAGGAGATGAGGAGTGTGGCTGCTTCTACATGACCTGTTCATCTTCTCAGTAGTTGTAGCTGAAATAAAAACTTCACGTTGACTGTGGCACATTGCCTCATCAGTCTTTGGGGTTTGAcaggtgatttctttctttctggttttttttttttaagagaaggagtttcacgcttgtccaggctggagtgcagtgatgcgaccttgggtcactgcaacctctgcctcccaggttcaagcgattctcagcctcttgagtagctcggattacaggcatccgccaccatgcccagctaattttttgacaGCTGATTTCTATTAAAAGtctaaaatcaataaatgtcgCCCCTAAAGTTGAAATCTATCATCACACAGTACTCCATGTTTGAAGAGTTACATAGAAAGcctcaaataatagaaaattgcCATCTTAGATCAAGAATAAGAATCATTCACCAACAAAAATTACCAAGCACCAACTAAGTATCAGCATCACATGTGTTAAAGATGCAAGAGTGAACAAGCAGATGGAAATCTTACCCCATGCAGCGCACAGTAGGAAAAGCTACAAGATTTGCTTATATCAAAATTAATGGCATTTTAACCagaaaaaaatcccccaaattgAGCATTAAACGGTAGACGTTGAACCAATAACAATAAATACGACAAAATCGGCATCTTTATATAGAAGTTATGGTGTGTGTTTACATCcatgttttatatacatactAAGTTCATATACATGAGTTGTAGATATGTATGACTGTCATAAAATGGGCATCTTTATGTGGAAGTTATATGTTTACATTCACGTTTTATACACATATGTAAGTTCATATACATcagttgtatatatgtatgactGTCATAAAATGCTAAGAAGAAAACGTTAAGATGTTAATATATGAATGGTCAAAGGGCTAGACAAATAGTTCTTACAGAAGACTTGCAGTTGGTAAGTAAAAGTGAAACCTCTCCAGAGTGAGACtgcttcctgccttggcctgcctgTGACCTGCTGATACTGCGGTTTCAGTTTACGAGAACTGGCCGTTGTTCAGACCTTCACATGAAGCCTCCTATGCTATGCCAGGGGTTATAACATAATAAAGGCTAGAATGGCAGGTTGGTGAGGACAGTGAAGGCAGGGCCACGCATTCTGCAGGCCCCCAGGGCACTCCACTCGGGCCTTGCTCTTCTGCCTCTACACTCCCAGCTCCTGCGTCCTGCTCTCAGTACCCTTCACCCACTCAGAAtcgcaggattcttgctaaaattgGACAAGGCAGAACCACAGGGAAGCCCCCAAATCAGGGCCTAGTTGAGAAGGGAGCTGAGAGAGCCTGAAGTAGAGTTTGGTCCAGAAGACAGTCTTTGTCTGCTGGGAGAACAGGGAGTGTGCCACTCTCAgaactgagcccaggagctgggctGACGGGAGGGTGGCCATGGTGCCCCCTGGGCAGTGCTTTTGTCTGGAACACGTTTCTGGCTCCAAGAATGATCTCAGCTGCCCTGAGAGGGCGGGATACCCACAAGGAGATCTGTGGGATGGTTCTGAAGCTGGAAGGTGGGGGAGGTGATGAAGACAGTGAATACCCGTGTGCCCGATAAGTGTCTTGGactctcttctgtttttctgcaCGAATGGCGTCCCCAGGTGGGCCACTGGCAGCTTTGCCACAGTAACAACTGGTAAGCCCAGGTCTGTGCTCACTGGGCCGCAGACAGTTTGCTGAGGACCTGTTTGGGGAAGTAGGAAGTTGGCACAGAGGTGGGCGGTCCCAAATTTAATATCTGTTCCACTCTATTCTCCATGTGACATGAGTGATGCAGACCCTGGCTTTCTACCAGCAGTGGCAAaacttttccttctgcctgacgATCCCTCCTCACTGACCCCAGCCTGCCCTTCAGGCTCCAGGCCGCACTGACAGCCAGCCCAGGTAGGCATCCAGCATCACTACGTTGCAGCGGGTAGTTGGATTTAACTAGCAAAATTTTAACCAAGGCTACACTGTAAGTTCAGCTTCCTGGCTTGAAATTCTGAAATTCCTCTGCCAGAAACTATCCTTATTTCTGGCCACCTCAGCTGGTCAGAGTTCATGAGTAAGTATTATCAGGAAGAAGGGGAGAGGTTTAATgggccaagaaaagaaaagaatcatgaAATGCACAGCCTTGGAGCATGCTTTTTGCGTGGGCATGGGGACAGAGCACTGCTCTGGGAGGGAGATGCTGATTTTGCTGTTTTCAGAAGTGGGGTAGAAACCACGTCTGCCATGGGAATATGGCAGGCTGTGGACCCAAGAAccccttctcttaaaaaatcCAATCACACAGGATTATCACTGTATTAAAATATGGTCATAAATTTCCCTAACATGTGGAATAGTGCCAGATAGCAGGACCTGTCAATGGGACTGATAAGGAAACAGTCTAGAGCAGCTGATGAAGGCAAAGAATACTTTCAGGTATCTGCAGATGCCACGTCATAAGAAAACCTCAGTGATGACTCCTGGTGGGTGGATTTGCTGTGGTTTGTGGGCTCCATTTTTCATGGAAGGAAAGGCTACGTTTCAGATAGAGGTTAGGAAAAATGAAGATGCCATCCTTCTTTCTATACAACCATACAAAGGACTCTGTGGGGAGTCTCCGATCTGGGGGTCCAAGCCTCTGGGGGCTTCTGGACATCCAGTCACCCTGTGTGACGTCTCCTCGGTTGAGACGGTGGAGGAAAAACACAGGATGTGCACTTGTCTTATATTGCTGCACCCAGATGTTCACTTCCACGTTGGCATATGAGAGCATTTCAACAGGTCGACTGGCCCCACTGACCTTGTTCCACCAACCACAAAGTCTTGCCTATTTTTGCTCACATGTTGCTAATACGGACAAGGGAAGTCCGCTGCTATGTGCCTGCACTGCGACAGGCGTGTCATACACATACCATCTCCTTTCCATCCTGAGAAGTAGGCATTGCCATCTTCCCTGCACATTCCTGAAACCAGGGCTCACACTAGTGGAACAGTGCGTCTGGGTTCACACAGTGCTCTGTGACAGAACTAGAGACAGGACTCACTCCAACGCCTATTCTCACTGTGCTCAGCCAGCCCCTCTCTATGCAAAACgatcttttccctctttttaaagaaagcaagagaCAACATTTTTGTCTGTTATCTTGTGGTTATGATGGAGGCTGAACAGGAGAAAGCTGGAACGAGGTTGCAGGTTGTTCTTGGTTGGGTATCATATATATTTGTCTCTGCCTGGGTTGGCTTAAGGTTATAGAAAATGAAGCCTGAATTTCAGAGTATAAAATGAATCTTTGCCATTTCCTGAAAACCTGCCTTCAAGAAGGAACAGCAGTGGGGCTGTGACCCCTCCTCAGTTGCCACACCATGATATTGCAAGATTTTTGCAGGCTTTTCCTCCAACCCTTGGCAAGATGAGTTTCCAGGCAGGTGGAGTGGGACAGGCTGGTGGTGGGGGAGATGGCTCATGAAATTCCACAAGGCAGGGAGTCTGGGATCCCTTCCTAGGTTGGGGAAGTCTGTACATCTTCTTTGAAAGGATAATTGATGACAGAATGTTTAGAACGAATGCCCGAATCTGTCTAGCAGGTCCTGGCTCTGTCATTTTGTGGGGCCTGAGCAGAGTTCTGTCTGGAATGGAAGCTGGCATTTCCCACCCATTTTGAAGGGCATCTTCTACCCTAACCATGTCTGAGGGGTTAGTAGGTCCTCTGGCCTTCTCTGAGTGCATGTTTCTGTCTCCTCTGCAATTCTTTATCGACTTCGTTCAATAAACAAGAACCTGCTATATTTGCTGCCGCACTTCTCGGCATCATGCTGTGCCTTTGCAGAGATTCCAGCGAGGCCTGGCTGACCCCTACACCTGTCCTGGGCCTGTCCCTCTCCTGCTCCTCCATGCCTTGGCCTCTGAGGCACCTGGACAGCCCTGTTGCTTCTCTCCTGCAGGCCTGACACCTTCTTCTTCGACACTCAGCCGAAGGAGACCCCAGGAGGCTCCTTCCTGCCCACTGTAGAGAATAACCACAACATCCTGAACTTTCAGACTGTGCGATCAGGATTTCAGTGCCTGGCAGGAGGGTTTATTGCCTTTTATGGCTAGATATGTCAACTTGTCCATAGATACCAATGAAGAATGACATATGTTATAATAAGAAATTCTCAAAGTTTGCTTATAAAGGTGTTTATCTTATCTCCCTTGTCTCCCATTTCAAACAAGTAGCCGGGGATAGAGCTTATGCCCTAACAATAGATcagcaagaaaataaagacagagggagaaggaaaatgggGTAAAGGGAGATTCCCAGTTCCTCATCTGGAGAAATATAAGCAGATCATAAGAGTTGATtctgggagaagaaaggaagggatggaTCTCATGAGAAGGAGATCTGGGAATTAGCATTGAGGAACAGCTGGACAATGATACCGGCTACAGGCCAGAGACACCGTCTCTGTAGTCCCCGCAGAACCCGGGGAGGGAGACTTGGGACTCTTCTTTACAGCTCacaaaacagaggcccagaggtgTTGTGAAGtactcccctccaccccctgccATGAGGACCACTGTCTCCTAGGTCATGTTCTTTCTTTCACAAGTGGGCTTCCCACTAACATCTCCACTGCCCCTTGAATGGTGACAAGCCGGCTTTAAAAAGATGAACGTAGCAACATACAAGAAGAACAGCAGGAAGCAATTACAGAAATCATGGTTTGGCATTAAATACAACTCTGAACTTCCTGGTGGCCAAAAACTCTTTTATATGAGAGTTCATACTTCatattatttgaaaaaggaaGCAAGCTGTTTCTTGGAAAGAGAGGCAGTCTCCCACCTCTGACACTTAATTCTAGGAGAGATTTATTATTTGCAGTCTTCCACAGCAATGTCTAGTTCAGTCAACGATATCTCCGCTACAACTGCCTCGCATTTTGTGTCTGTTTCCGGAGCTGGATGCTTGATAAATGCCTATGCGAGACCCAGCATTAAAATTGTTGTTGAAGGACATGTGACTGGGGGGTTCTGAATTACAAGCTgttcttaattctttttcttttcaaacttatTTGCTAAACTCACAAGAATCTTTTTCCCCAGAGAGTTTTCTACTGGGAGATCAGAGAGTCAGGAACAGTCGTTCTCACAGTGTCTTCCTAGAGACCAGTGCAATTTACTGCGCTTGGCTTTGTGTCAAGATGGTATTGATCTGCAGTGCTTAATTATTAGGCCACTTGAATTGGAGTGCTATAAAAGTAAGTGAAAGAAAGGGATAGGGAGAGATCGCATCTTCAggattttcctccttttctaagTCGCCTTTCCTCTCCAGGTGAGAAGAGTTGCCTTCCTGTCCATCTCAGAGGCAGTCCCTTCACAAGAAGATCTGAAATACCTGAAGGTGAGCATTTCCAGTGTGGGTGGTAATACCCACGTCAGGGTGGCTGCCTCCTTGTGGGAAGGCGACTTCAAAACTGAGAAATTTGTGTCCTTAGCTAATGGGGTACTTGCTTTGAGAGGCAACAGCTCAGCTCTTTCCAGCACATGCTATAGTCGGAGCCTGGGCCTACATCCCTGACTCCTTCATTCTCACTTGGGTCTTCTGCAGTGTATCAAAGGAGCCATTATGTCCCTGTCCTCCAGCCTAAAGAGTCTCCTCACCATCTGTGTCCTCGCTGCTTTTGTTTCCAGCACTGTGGGTAAGAATGAACAAATGCCCCTTTCTCCCAAAGATCTGAGGGGTGAAGATAGCAATAGAGTCCCTTAGGGAGCAACTGTGGGCCGTGTGGACCTCCAAGGACCCATCCAGCCCCGCAGGGACCAGGTTTCGTGGGACTTTGATTCCCAGGGATCTCTGGCTATTGGAAACATCAACTATGACTTGACAGTTTtcattcttgaattattttttgaacaatatttatttccttttagtaGAGAGTTACAAATGTGCACAATGTGAACCTGAAGAGTGTAACAATGGCGTTGAGAAAACTTGTGATACCTCTCTCGGCTGCTTCAGTGAAAAGAAAGAACTTAATAAGACAGGTAGGCCCCAGCCACCCTGCCCGAGCTGCCAGATGCTCAGGGCAGACACAGGAGGTGCTTAGTGTGGGGGGTTACTTTGTTCAGAAACTTGATGTATCTCCTCATTCCTTTATGCATCGTCTCTTTTATCCTTTCTTCCTAAGATAATGTCCTGCCAGGATGGGGCCAGGAGAGTACGGGGGCAGGAGGTGGCAGGGATGGGGCACTGTGTGAACACAGGGTGTCCAGGGAAAGCTCTAGGTGGTCCTGGCTCCTACACCAATCTCGTGGGGACCGTTGAGGCCTGACACTCCCTTTTTAGCAAATTCTAACATACTGTCCCTCCGTTGGTTTATTCTATGAAATGGACCAATGCAAAAGCAGTCtttcagagaagaggaaagacTAAAGACGACACATGGAGTGGGGACCTGCAGTCCTTTAATACTGGCTGCCCATGGGGCATCACTGCCTCTGGCAGACAGAAAATTCTTGGGGTTTGGTTCTGTGCAGGGCAGCAGCAGCCACCGAACCAGCGTATCCTGAAGAAAGGCTGTTCTTTAGGCAAGTGTGATGCAAAGGCCTTCTCAGCCACACTGGGGAATGAGTACACATTTGGGTATGGCTATCGATGCTGCCACACTGAAAACTGCAACAAAGCGGACTTCCAAGGTGAGGACCAGCTCAGCtctgtgctctccctcccttcctgctcctACTCCCAGCCCATTGATTTTAGCCTCTGCCTTCTAAGAACCAGTCCACAACCCATCTTTCTGCTTCTGAGATACCCGCTGATGTTGCTTTGTCCTTCTTCCTGTGGAGCGTCATGGATAGATGCCAGTCCCTCCCCTGCATGGGAAACTGAGTGACAATGGGTGGCCGTGCTTCCTGTGGAGCATCACGGATAGATGCCAGTCCCTCTCTGCTTGGGAAACTGAGATAGACACACGTCTGGCCTCTGCATGGGAGACTGAGTGACACACCACGGATAGACACCAGTCACTCCCCTGCATGGGAGACTGAGTGACAGTGGGGGACACTGAGTGACAGTGGGGGAGACGGAGTGACAGTGGGGAGACTGAGTGACAGTGGGGGAGACTGAGTGACAGTGGGGAGACTGAGTGACAATGGGGGAGACTGAGTGATCCTTCTTCCTTAGAAACTAGCCCCTCTCTTGACAGTGGGGGAGACTGGGTGACAGTGGGGGAGACTGGGTGACAGTGGGGGAGACTGAGTGATCTTTCTTCCTTAGACACCAGTCCTTCTATTGAGTGACAGCAGGAGAGACTGAGTGACATTGGGGGAGACTGAGTGACAGTGGGGTAGACTGAGTGACAGTGGGAGAGACTGAACTGAGTGACAGTGGGGGGAGACTGAGTGACAGTGGGGGTAGACTGAGTGACAGTGGGGGAGACTGAGTGATCTGAGTGTCTTCCTTAGACACCAGTTCGTCTCCTGAGTGACAGTGGGTGGCAGGGATTGGTTCGGGGATTTTCTCTAAATGTGAGTCGGtcgatttaaataattttctcttcgATTCCCACTGAAAGACTTGTCCTTCCTCATCTATTTAATTCCTCAGTCCTTCAATCGTATCTTTTTAGACCACAGATTATCTTCTCTACCATTATTTAAATACTTGTCTCCAGTCAGGGCAGAGAGGGGGTGATtcatgaaaagggaaaataacacTGAATTCCTAATACATGTTTTTTATTACTTTACATGGAAACAAGTAATACCTACAatcctcttccctccccccatGCCATCCTGGTTGtaattgtgcgtgtgtgtgtgtgtgtgtgtgtgtgtgtgtgtgtagaaatcCTAGAATAACCATGATCTTGGGGATAAATAATGAACTCTTTTATTTTATCTGCCTATTCCTTAAGatacattttttctctcttcattcagTGGCTCGAAAGTCCTCAGATCCCAATGGCATTACCTGTCCTGCCTGCTACAGTGACCAGGGTTCAACCTGCCAACCAACCAACCTCGCCTGTAGAGGGGAAGAGACGAAGTGTCTTGTGTTTGTAGGCACAGGTATCGATACTTACCCAAGCATTTCGGTGATCATTTTCCTAA from Nomascus leucogenys isolate Asia chromosome 5, Asia_NLE_v1, whole genome shotgun sequence includes the following:
- the LYPD8 gene encoding ly6/PLAUR domain-containing protein 8 yields the protein MSLSSSLKSLLTICVLAAFVSSTVVESYKCAQCEPEECNNGVEKTCDTSLGCFSEKKELNKTGQQQPPNQRILKKGCSLGKCDAKAFSATLGNEYTFGYGYRCCHTENCNKADFQVARKSSDPNGITCPACYSDQGSTCQPTNLACRGEETKCLVFVGTASGVHPVFGMGCATETACNLKDMEVIDNVKIHTGCAGSSSGSPHLTSIIPSILTALFLLKVLL